A region from the Malus domestica chromosome 07, GDT2T_hap1 genome encodes:
- the LOC103438856 gene encoding pyruvate kinase 1, cytosolic-like, with protein MHSSHLLLEEPIRMASILEPSKPTFFPAMTRIVGTLGPKSQSVETISGCLKAGMSVARFDFSWGDAQFHQETLGNLKVAMKSTNKLCAVMLDTVGPELQVVNKSEHPISLQEDTLVVLTPDQDQEATSNLLPVNFSGLARAVKKGDTIFIGQYLFTGSETTSVWLEVTEVNGEDVVCLIKNSATLAGSLYTLNVSQIRIDLPTLTDKDKEIISTWGVRNTIDFLSLSYTRHAEDVRHAREFLSKLGDLNQTQIFAKIENVEGLNHFDEILQEADGIIVSRGILGIDLPPEKVFLFQKAAVYKCNMAGKPAVVTRVVDSMTDNLRPTRAEATDVANAVLDGSDAILLGAETLRGLYPVETISIVGKICSEAEKVFNQDLYFKRAVKYVGEPMTHLESIASSAVRAAIKVKASVIICFTTSGRAARLIAKYRPTMPVLSVVIPRVKTNQLRWTFSGAFEARQSLIVRGIFPMLADPRHPAEITVATNESILKIALDHGKATGVVKSHDRVVICQKIGDTSVIKIMELED; from the exons ATGCATTCGAGTCACTTGCTTCTGGAAGAGCCGATCAGGATGGCTTCGATCCTCGAGCCTTCCAAGCCT ACATTCTTTCCGGCAATGACAAGGATTGTGGGAACGCTTGGTCCAAAATCACAATCAGTCGAGACAATCTCCGGTTGCTTGAAGGCAGGAATGTCTG TGGCACGGTTTGATTTTTCATGGGGCGATGCTCAGTTTCACCAAGAGACATTGGGAAACCTGAAGGTTGCAATGAAGAGTACCAATAAACTGTGTGCA gtAATGCTAGACACAGTGGGTCCAGAGTTGCAGGTAGTGAATAAAAGTGAGCATCCCATATCTCTTCAGGAAGATACCCTGGTTGTCCTAACACCTGATCAAGACCAAGAGGCCACCTCAAATCTACTACCCGTAAATTTTAGTGGCCTGGCAAGG GCAGTGAAGAAGGGAGATACAATTTTTATTGGTCAATACCTCTTTACGGGGAGTGAAACTACTTCTGTGTGGCTGGAG GTCACTGAGGTGAATGGTGAAGATGTGGTTTGTCTCATAAAGAATTCTGCTACCTTGGCAGGGTCATTGTATACTTTGAATGTCTCTCAGATTCGTATTGATCTGCCTACACTTACCGATAAAGATAAGGAG ATCATAAGCACTTGGGGTGTTCGTAACACCATCGACTTCCTCTCATTATCATATACGCGTCATGCTGAAGATGTTCGCCAT GCCCGTGAGTTTCTTTCAAAGTTAGGCGACCTCAACCAAACTCAGATTTttgcaaaaattgaaaatgtagAG GGGTTAAAtcattttgatgaaattttgcaaGAAGCTGATGGTATTATCGTCTCTCGTGGAATTCTGGGGATAGATCTCCCACCAGAGAAG gtatttttatttcaaaaagcTGCTGTTTACAAGTGCAACATGGCTGGAAAGCCAGCAGTGGTGACTCGGGTTGTGGACAGTATGACCGACAACTTAAGACCTACTCGTGCTGAAGCAACTGATGTTGCCAACGCTGTACTGGATG GAAGTGATGCAATTCTTCTAGGTGCAGAGACCCTGCGCGGTTTGTACCCTGTTGAGACGATCTCCATTGTTGGAAAGATTTGCTCTGAG GCGGAGAAAGTTTTCAATCAAGATTTGTATTTTAAGAGGGCTGTCAAATATGTTGGAGAACCAATGACCCACTTGGAATCTATTGCTTCCTCTGCG GTACGTGCAGCCATCAAGGTGAAGGCCTCTGTAATTATTTGCTTCACTACATCTGGAAGAGCTGCAAG GTTGATTGCAAAGTACAGACCAACAATGCCTGTGCTTTCTGTTGTCATTCCTCGGGTCAAGACAAATCAACTCCGATGGACATTTTCTGGTGCTTTTGAG GCAAGGCAATCGCTCATTGTTAGAGGCATTTTTCCCATGCTAGCGGATCCTCGACATCCA GCTGAAATAACCGTTGCAACAAATGAGTCGATTCTTAAAATCGCTTTGGACCATGGCAAGGCCACTGGTGTCGTAAAATCACATGACCGTGTGGTCATTTGCCAAAAAATTGGCGATACTTCTGTGATCAAGATCATGGAGCTTGAAGATTGA